One window of Methanobrevibacter sp. genomic DNA carries:
- the ribH gene encoding 6,7-dimethyl-8-ribityllumazine synthase has protein sequence MVKYEIAAVVAEFNYDITQMMLELAKAEAKNRDCEITKVVAVPGVFDMPLVIKKLLQKDEYDAIITLGAVIEGATDHDQIVAQHASRKIADLALEYDTPVALGITGPGMTRLDAHRRVKNAKSAVEAAIKMCDRLKEI, from the coding sequence ATGGTAAAATATGAAATTGCAGCAGTTGTTGCAGAATTTAATTATGATATAACTCAAATGATGTTAGAATTGGCTAAAGCGGAAGCTAAAAATAGAGATTGTGAAATTACTAAAGTGGTAGCTGTACCTGGTGTATTCGATATGCCTCTTGTAATTAAAAAATTATTACAAAAAGACGAATATGACGCTATCATCACTTTAGGCGCTGTAATCGAAGGCGCAACCGACCACGATCAAATTGTAGCACAGCACGCTTCCCGTAAAATCGCAGATTTAGCACTTGAATATGATACTCCAGTAGCACTTGGAATTACAGGTCCTGGAATGACCAGACTCGATGCTCACAGACGTGTTAAAAACGCAAAAAGTGCAGTTGAAGCAGCTATTAAAATGTGCGACAGATTAAAAGAAATTTAG
- a CDS encoding isocitrate/isopropylmalate family dehydrogenase, whose protein sequence is MSTSKTKDRYQIAIVPGDGIGREVMEATLFVLDSLGIDFDYVYGEAGDECLEKTGTALPAQTLEIIRNADACLFGAAGETAADVIVKIRQEMKMFANLRPVKAYPNTNSLSDDIDFMIVRENTEGMYIADEEEFTDEGAVARRIITREAEKRIIDYAFNYAVENNKSKVTAVHKANVLKKSDGLFKEIFYEVADDYPDIATEDFYVDATAMYLITQPESFEVIVTTNLFGDILSDEGAGLVGGLGLIPSANIGEDAALFEPVHGSAPDIAGKGIANPIAMMLSSIMMLRYIGESEAADKFDKAILKVLTDANILTGDLGGNASTMEVAEAVKNNL, encoded by the coding sequence TTGAGTACCTCAAAAACAAAAGATAGATATCAGATAGCTATTGTTCCCGGTGACGGAATAGGCAGGGAAGTAATGGAAGCTACACTTTTTGTTCTTGATAGTTTAGGTATTGATTTTGATTATGTTTATGGTGAAGCTGGCGACGAATGCCTAGAAAAAACAGGCACTGCACTTCCAGCGCAAACCTTAGAGATTATACGTAATGCAGATGCATGTTTATTCGGTGCGGCAGGCGAAACTGCAGCTGACGTTATTGTTAAGATACGTCAGGAAATGAAAATGTTTGCTAATTTAAGGCCTGTAAAAGCATATCCGAATACCAATTCACTTTCAGATGACATTGATTTTATGATTGTCCGTGAAAATACAGAAGGCATGTATATAGCGGATGAAGAGGAATTCACTGATGAAGGTGCAGTTGCAAGACGTATCATTACAAGAGAAGCTGAAAAGCGTATTATTGACTATGCATTCAATTATGCAGTTGAAAATAATAAATCTAAAGTTACAGCTGTTCATAAAGCTAATGTATTGAAGAAAAGTGACGGTCTGTTTAAGGAAATTTTCTATGAAGTTGCAGATGATTATCCGGATATTGCAACCGAGGACTTTTATGTGGATGCAACAGCAATGTATCTTATTACACAGCCTGAAAGCTTTGAAGTCATCGTTACCACAAACCTTTTCGGAGACATTCTATCCGATGAAGGAGCGGGGCTTGTTGGAGGACTGGGTCTGATTCCTTCTGCAAATATTGGTGAGGATGCTGCATTGTTTGAACCTGTCCACGGTTCAGCACCGGACATTGCAGGTAAGGGAATTGCAAATCCTATAGCAATGATGCTGTCATCAATAATGATGCTTAGATACATTGGAGAGTCTGAAGCAGCCGATAAATTCGATAAAGCAATTTTAAAAGTTTTAACTGATGCTAATATTTTAACCGGTGATTTGGGTGGTAATGCTTCTACAATGGAAGTTGCCGAAGCGGTTAAAAATAATTTATAA